The DNA window TGGCCGCCGCACCGGCCAGCGCCGAAACCCTGTCCATCCAGTTGGCTCGGCCACTGAGCGACGTACTGGCCGAACTGACCGAGCTGGAAATCTCCGGCCAGGCCGCCTGCGAACAGGGGCAATGGACGATACGAAGACTATAGAAGGGTGCGCCTTAACAGGCTGCCACCGGTCTACGGAGCCCCTTTGCGAGAGGACATCACCGGCAGACTGGATCGAGGCCCGGCCTCTTTCCCAAACAGATATCAGGATCAGGCTGCGTGGCATCCCAGCCATCAGACTTCCTACATTTGTGAACGGCTTCACGGTCTTGCCTGGCAAGACTCGATACAGTCCGGGCATCCGTCACCGACAAGAATGCCCGCCGTGCCCGGACTACCCCTGCTCGACCCCAAGCTCGATGTCATCTTCAAGCGCCTGTTCGCCGAGGCACCGGAGCTGTTGGCCGACCTGATCAACGCCGTGCGCAGCGACGAGCCGCCCATCGTCGAGCTGCAGGTGCTCAACCCGCAGATCGCCCCGGAGGAACTGACCGGCAAATTCATCGTGCTGGACATCCTCGCCCGCGACCAGACCGGGCAACTGTTCAATATCGAGATGCAGACCCGTAACCACGCCGGCTGGCCTTCACGCAGCCTCTACTACTTGGCACGCAACCTGGGCCGGCAATTACAGGTGGGCGATGGCTACCAACAGATACAGCCGGTGATCGGCATCCATCTGATGGACTTCGACCTGTTTGAGGAACAGCAGGCCTGCTGGGCCTTCGAACTGCGTGACCGACAACGGCCGCAGGTACGGTTGGACCGCAGCCTGCAACTGCACCTGATCGAACTGCCCAAGGCCGACCGCCTTCATTCACAAGGTGGAAGCGCTCTGGCAGACTGGATTCTCTATTTGAAGCACTGGCAGGAGGACACCCTCATGCAAAGCATCGAACGCCCGGCGATCAAGAAGGCCCGCGAGTACTTGCAAACGCTGTCCGACGATGACGAGGCCCGGCGCCTGGCCTTCGTGCGTGAGCGCGCGTTGCATGATGAGGTGACGGAAAAGGCGGAAGCCGAAGCCAGGGGACGCCTGGCAGGCAAGGCCGAGGGGAAAATCGAAGGAAAGATCGAAGGCCGCGCCGACACCCTGCGCCATCTGCTACAACTCAAGTTCGGCGCACTTCCCGACGTTCTCGAACAGCGCCTGCAAAACGCCGATGAAGCCGAGCTGACCGTCTGGACCGAGCGTGTATTGTTTGCCAAGCAGTTGGGGCAAGTGTTCGAAGGGCATGGCGGGAAAGGCTAAGGCCGCCGTATGGAGGGCTCCGGCATGAGAACGGGAGCCCTGAAAAACGCTTGATCGCCAACAAGCGCATCCACAGGCTCTTGCGCATACGGCCTGCCCGCACAGCCTCCAGCGCTTTTGTCGAAGGCTTTTACGCGTAACGCGCCCCCCTGACAGCCCCACGGACCTTGACGGGTATCGGTGGCACAACTGCTAGACTACGCCCCC is part of the Pseudomonas sp. ABC1 genome and encodes:
- a CDS encoding Rpn family recombination-promoting nuclease/putative transposase, translating into MPGLPLLDPKLDVIFKRLFAEAPELLADLINAVRSDEPPIVELQVLNPQIAPEELTGKFIVLDILARDQTGQLFNIEMQTRNHAGWPSRSLYYLARNLGRQLQVGDGYQQIQPVIGIHLMDFDLFEEQQACWAFELRDRQRPQVRLDRSLQLHLIELPKADRLHSQGGSALADWILYLKHWQEDTLMQSIERPAIKKAREYLQTLSDDDEARRLAFVRERALHDEVTEKAEAEARGRLAGKAEGKIEGKIEGRADTLRHLLQLKFGALPDVLEQRLQNADEAELTVWTERVLFAKQLGQVFEGHGGKG